A single Haloglycomyces albus DSM 45210 DNA region contains:
- a CDS encoding YnfA family protein: MDIVRSILLFLLAALAEIGGAWLVWQGWREERGILWIAFGVLALGAYGFVATFQPDPHFGRILAAYGGVFVAGSLAWGMIVDGFRPDRWDVIGAGICLVGVAIIMYAPRADSMGA; encoded by the coding sequence ATGGATATCGTGCGTTCAATACTTCTGTTCTTGCTGGCTGCCCTCGCTGAAATCGGGGGTGCCTGGTTGGTGTGGCAAGGCTGGCGGGAAGAACGTGGAATTCTCTGGATCGCCTTCGGCGTCTTGGCTTTGGGCGCGTACGGGTTCGTTGCCACCTTTCAACCCGACCCTCATTTCGGGCGCATCCTCGCCGCCTACGGTGGTGTCTTCGTAGCGGGCTCGCTGGCGTGGGGGATGATTGTGGACGGTTTTCGCCCGGATCGATGGGATGTCATCGGTGCCGGTATTTGTCTGGTCGGCGTTGCCATCATCATGTATGCGCCGCGGGCGGACTCGATGGGGGCGTGA
- the ppdK gene encoding pyruvate, phosphate dikinase, protein MTNYVFNFDSGDATQADLLGGKGANLAEMTRLGLPVPPGFTITTDACRYFLAEGAVPSELEEQVRQQVDALEKAIGRRFGDSADPLLVSVRSGAKVSMPGMMDTVLNVGLNDETVHGLAATFNDEAFAADTYRRLLTMFGQTVLGLDAALFSGPLSIARTKAGVDNDGELPASALWDLVNDYKDVIYQQTGSPFPQNPLDQLWMAIEAVFTSWNGERAKVYRKREGIPDDLGTAVNIVGMVFGNRGSDSGTGVAFTRDPSSGEPGVWGDYLANAQGEDVVAGIRNVSPLADLEHINPTAYRQLLEHMELLEQHYRDVCDIEFTIEQGKLWMLQTRIGKRTPAAAFRVAIDLVDEGLISADEALTRVSGEQLTRLMFPAFDRANAPEPIASGVAAAPGAAVGQAIFDPQRAAEKAEAGEDVILIRDETNPDDLPGMIGAVGILTARGGKTSHAAVVARGLGKTCVCGADSLEVLDDHAKGPNGSEIHEGDIVSIDGTSGEIWADAVAVTSSPVEKYFKGELGADADALTRAVDRLMTYADERSRMEVWANADTGADAALARRFGAVGIGLCRTEHMFLGDRRELVEKLILAEPEQRGGVLEQLKELQVGDFQEILEAMDELPVVIRLLDPPLHEFLPSFVDLSVENAVNPTEANAELLRTARKLHEHNPMLGLRGVRLGIVLEGLYTMQIQAVAEAAARLSERGLQPKPEIMIPLVGDHRELEIMKDKANEVLSDFNVEIPVGTMIEVPRAALTADRIAPHADFFSFGTNDLTQMTWGFSRDDVEGSFFSEYLEQGVFETSPFATLDTDGVGSLVSTAVSLGRKANSDMHIGVCGEHGGDPASIQFFNQTGLDYVSCSPYRAPVARLASGQAAVKQKD, encoded by the coding sequence GCGCGGTTCCCTCTGAATTGGAGGAACAGGTACGTCAGCAGGTGGACGCTCTGGAGAAAGCCATCGGTCGTCGCTTCGGCGACAGTGCCGATCCGCTTCTCGTGTCGGTTCGTTCGGGGGCCAAGGTATCCATGCCAGGCATGATGGATACGGTTCTCAACGTCGGTCTCAACGACGAGACCGTGCACGGTTTGGCCGCCACCTTCAATGACGAAGCCTTTGCCGCCGACACCTACCGCCGTCTTCTCACCATGTTCGGGCAAACCGTCCTGGGACTGGACGCCGCATTGTTCTCAGGGCCTCTCAGCATTGCCCGCACCAAGGCGGGCGTCGACAATGATGGTGAGCTACCGGCATCGGCACTGTGGGATCTCGTTAATGACTACAAAGACGTTATTTATCAACAGACCGGTTCCCCGTTTCCGCAAAACCCGCTCGATCAACTGTGGATGGCCATTGAAGCCGTCTTCACGTCGTGGAACGGCGAACGAGCCAAGGTGTACCGCAAACGGGAAGGTATTCCCGACGACCTCGGCACCGCCGTCAACATCGTGGGCATGGTCTTTGGGAACCGGGGATCCGACTCCGGTACCGGCGTCGCCTTTACCCGTGACCCGTCTTCGGGTGAGCCCGGAGTCTGGGGCGATTACCTCGCCAACGCCCAAGGGGAGGATGTGGTCGCCGGTATCCGCAACGTCTCGCCGCTGGCCGACCTCGAACACATCAACCCCACCGCTTACCGTCAACTGCTGGAGCACATGGAGTTGCTGGAGCAGCATTATCGCGACGTCTGTGACATCGAGTTCACGATCGAGCAGGGCAAACTGTGGATGCTGCAAACCCGGATCGGTAAACGTACCCCGGCTGCGGCGTTCCGCGTCGCGATCGATCTGGTCGACGAAGGCTTGATCTCGGCGGACGAAGCGCTGACGCGTGTGTCGGGGGAACAGTTGACCCGATTGATGTTCCCCGCCTTCGATCGCGCCAACGCCCCGGAACCGATCGCTTCGGGTGTGGCGGCCGCGCCGGGTGCCGCGGTGGGTCAGGCGATCTTCGACCCACAGCGGGCAGCCGAAAAAGCCGAGGCCGGCGAGGACGTCATCTTGATTCGCGACGAGACCAACCCCGACGATCTTCCGGGCATGATCGGCGCGGTCGGAATTCTCACCGCTCGGGGCGGTAAGACCTCGCACGCGGCCGTGGTGGCACGCGGTTTGGGGAAGACCTGTGTGTGCGGGGCCGACAGCCTGGAGGTTCTGGACGATCACGCCAAGGGGCCGAACGGATCGGAAATCCACGAAGGCGACATCGTCTCGATCGACGGGACTTCGGGGGAAATCTGGGCCGACGCCGTGGCCGTCACCAGTTCCCCGGTGGAGAAATACTTCAAGGGTGAACTGGGCGCCGACGCGGACGCATTGACGCGCGCGGTCGACCGTCTGATGACGTACGCGGATGAACGTTCCCGCATGGAGGTGTGGGCCAATGCCGACACCGGTGCCGACGCGGCTCTGGCGCGGCGCTTCGGTGCCGTGGGCATCGGCCTGTGCCGTACCGAGCACATGTTCCTGGGCGACCGCCGGGAATTGGTGGAGAAGCTCATTCTCGCGGAACCGGAACAGCGCGGAGGCGTCTTGGAGCAACTCAAAGAGTTGCAGGTTGGCGATTTCCAGGAAATCCTGGAGGCCATGGACGAGCTACCGGTCGTGATTCGCCTCCTCGATCCGCCGCTCCACGAGTTCCTTCCGTCGTTCGTCGACTTGTCGGTGGAGAATGCCGTCAACCCGACCGAGGCCAACGCTGAGCTGCTACGGACGGCACGTAAGCTCCATGAACACAACCCGATGCTGGGTCTGCGCGGAGTCCGCCTGGGCATCGTGCTGGAAGGTCTATACACCATGCAGATCCAAGCGGTGGCCGAAGCGGCCGCGCGGCTGAGTGAACGTGGTTTGCAGCCGAAGCCGGAGATCATGATTCCGTTGGTCGGTGATCACCGCGAACTGGAGATCATGAAGGACAAGGCCAATGAGGTCCTGTCCGACTTCAACGTGGAAATCCCCGTGGGAACGATGATCGAGGTTCCCCGAGCCGCATTGACCGCCGACCGCATCGCTCCGCACGCCGATTTCTTCTCGTTCGGCACGAACGATCTCACTCAAATGACGTGGGGTTTCTCGCGTGACGATGTCGAAGGTTCGTTCTTCAGCGAGTACTTGGAACAAGGGGTCTTTGAGACGTCGCCGTTCGCGACCTTGGACACCGACGGAGTGGGCTCCTTGGTTTCCACGGCGGTCTCTTTGGGCCGCAAGGCCAATTCCGACATGCACATTGGTGTCTGCGGTGAACACGGTGGCGATCCGGCGTCGATCCAGTTCTTCAACCAGACCGGGCTGGATTACGTGTCCTGCTCGCCGTACCGTGCTCCCGTCGCACGTCTAGCGAGCGGCCAAGCCGCGGTCAAACAGAAGGACTGA
- a CDS encoding class I SAM-dependent methyltransferase translates to MTTEQIRNAYGIRSHEYVEKLGSVGDMSPEDKSVIEEWGHSVVGSLVDAGSGPGHWTEYLRECGADVVGVDVVPEFVASARQRFPKSRYRRGTLDELPAGNGELGGVLAWYSLIHTPPADVAVVLGEFARVLRPGGSLLLGVFEGPHAVAFDHAVVTAYFWSVDALRSALETAGFAIQEVHTRHDPGARPHAAIVAKRNR, encoded by the coding sequence ATGACAACCGAGCAGATAAGGAATGCGTACGGCATTCGTTCCCACGAATACGTGGAGAAACTCGGCTCCGTGGGCGACATGTCTCCAGAGGACAAATCCGTGATCGAGGAGTGGGGTCACAGCGTGGTCGGGTCACTTGTTGACGCTGGTTCGGGACCCGGTCACTGGACGGAATACCTGCGAGAGTGCGGGGCCGACGTTGTCGGGGTGGATGTTGTACCGGAGTTCGTCGCGTCCGCGCGGCAGCGATTTCCCAAATCTCGGTATCGTCGGGGGACTCTGGATGAACTCCCTGCCGGTAACGGTGAGCTGGGAGGGGTACTGGCCTGGTATTCGCTTATCCATACGCCGCCTGCCGACGTGGCGGTAGTTCTCGGCGAATTCGCCCGTGTCCTGCGTCCAGGCGGGTCATTGCTTCTCGGCGTTTTTGAAGGTCCACACGCCGTCGCGTTCGATCATGCCGTCGTTACCGCTTATTTCTGGTCGGTCGATGCTCTCCGGTCGGCACTGGAAACGGCTGGATTCGCGATCCAAGAGGTGCATACGAGGCATGACCCGGGGGCGCGCCCTCACGCTGCGATCGTCGCGAAACGGAACAGGTGA